In one window of uncultured Draconibacterium sp. DNA:
- a CDS encoding two-component regulator propeller domain-containing protein — MIVKQGHIGILGILLIFSFQINSVVAQPEFLPLNHLGTAEGLSSSSVTSIVQDHNGFMWIGTRKGLNRYDGYHFKTYRQDETEQVKNALPDNLILAMCIDDNNRLYVGSNSGLSFYDPKLDKLHSFKYDSLSCLHNLPIQARAIQVDKNGLVYIASSNGIFYFDPQKNTVEHINNLGISIIDDVFLASDGRLWFGSANGLAILNTETKEIERVVKGLGNEDYSKTRIGKIIEDRSGTIWAASYSQGLFMVVRDNEGEQRLKIFRNDPNKPGTISGNRLLSLVADKDNNIWIGVENDGIYCLDKNRQHFKHYLSAKSDPLVAKTYSGECLFIDTGNNLWIGTYANGVQIAPENGEAIVSYSKFKGGDLSNTNNMVNAFLELNDSTIAIATDGGGLNLMNKNTGFFTNLNTSNSDLPNDYLLSIIKDEDGNGWLATWGSGLVRYNGKSRVFTRFDTENSPIPADNLFHVCLGNDSDLLIGTFNAGVARYFPEENKWEVFNTENSDLPSNNVNVIRRANDESFFIGTNSGLVRYFPENNSFINCSFTKEIETLSAANIYDIFVESPTSVWVGSLSGLYHFNPKTGDVHSFTVNDGLPDNTVNGIVKDAAGYLWFSTSDGLCRYNDNQKVFECYYSYDGLQSNEFRPRSVLVDSDNNLYFGCINGFSIINPVKLKKNDHLPVIKFTELEIFNKVVYPNEPGSPLKRVISEVDEIKLPEKRSVLTFHFSVLDYASPAKNQHAYMLENFDEDWIYCGTRHQATYTNLDPGTYVLRVKGANGDGLWNEEGIAMKIIIVPPWWKSWWFILILFVFFICIFLFVNHLRVRSLEQQKQKLEMAVARRTNELAEINATKDKLFSVIAHDLRNPFNVILGYTDVLIEGYQKFDKKMMEQILENLKIAGDGAFALLENLMNWSRSQRGVIGFSPKSIVLDDFIAVALFEIEGVAKKKGVAIENRIQDKSINVFADNNMLLLIFRNLLTNAIKFSNPNSSVYIVKGNSDNRFITLGIRDEGIGMEPDRMKDLFQPEKQETTPGTKGEKGSGLGLMLCKEFIERHNGKIWVESSLGKGSVFWITVPLNDKVFDHL, encoded by the coding sequence ATGATAGTAAAACAAGGGCATATAGGTATTCTCGGGATTCTTCTGATCTTTTCTTTTCAGATAAATAGTGTTGTTGCACAACCCGAATTTCTTCCTTTAAATCATTTGGGAACAGCTGAGGGTTTATCTTCATCATCTGTTACAAGTATCGTTCAGGATCACAACGGTTTTATGTGGATAGGAACCCGAAAAGGCCTTAATCGTTATGATGGTTATCATTTTAAAACTTACCGGCAAGATGAAACAGAACAGGTAAAAAATGCCTTACCCGATAATTTGATTCTGGCCATGTGCATCGATGATAATAACCGCTTGTATGTGGGATCCAATTCTGGATTAAGTTTTTATGATCCGAAACTGGATAAGTTGCACAGTTTTAAATACGATTCATTGTCTTGTTTGCACAATCTTCCCATTCAGGCAAGAGCTATACAAGTGGACAAGAATGGTTTGGTATATATTGCCAGTTCCAACGGGATCTTTTATTTCGACCCGCAAAAGAATACCGTTGAGCATATAAATAATTTAGGCATTTCAATTATTGATGATGTGTTTCTTGCCTCCGACGGGCGGCTTTGGTTTGGTTCGGCCAATGGACTTGCAATATTAAACACTGAAACAAAAGAAATTGAGCGAGTTGTAAAAGGTCTTGGTAATGAAGATTACTCCAAAACAAGAATAGGTAAAATTATTGAAGATCGTTCGGGAACGATTTGGGCAGCCAGTTATTCGCAGGGCCTGTTTATGGTGGTAAGGGATAACGAGGGTGAACAGCGGTTAAAAATTTTTAGGAACGATCCGAACAAGCCGGGTACTATTTCGGGAAACCGATTGTTAAGCCTTGTAGCCGACAAAGACAATAATATTTGGATAGGGGTTGAAAACGATGGTATTTATTGCCTCGATAAAAACAGACAACATTTTAAACATTATTTGTCTGCTAAATCTGATCCACTGGTTGCTAAAACCTATTCGGGCGAATGTCTTTTTATAGATACCGGCAACAATTTATGGATAGGAACTTATGCAAACGGAGTACAGATAGCTCCTGAGAATGGGGAGGCGATTGTGTCGTACAGCAAGTTTAAAGGAGGAGACTTGAGCAATACCAACAATATGGTAAATGCTTTTCTCGAGCTTAACGACAGCACCATTGCCATAGCTACCGATGGGGGCGGACTGAATCTAATGAATAAAAATACCGGCTTTTTTACCAATCTGAATACTTCCAATTCTGATTTACCCAACGATTATCTGTTGTCGATAATTAAAGATGAGGATGGCAACGGCTGGTTAGCAACCTGGGGATCGGGGTTGGTACGTTATAATGGTAAAAGCCGAGTGTTTACCCGGTTTGATACGGAGAACTCTCCCATTCCAGCCGATAATCTGTTTCATGTTTGTCTTGGCAACGACTCCGATTTGCTAATTGGCACATTTAATGCAGGTGTTGCCCGGTATTTCCCAGAAGAAAACAAATGGGAGGTGTTTAATACCGAAAACAGCGATCTTCCTTCAAATAATGTTAACGTAATTCGCAGGGCTAATGATGAATCCTTTTTTATAGGAACTAACTCGGGTTTGGTAAGGTACTTCCCCGAAAATAACTCGTTTATCAACTGCTCGTTTACGAAAGAAATAGAAACGCTGAGTGCGGCTAATATCTACGATATTTTTGTTGAAAGTCCTACTTCTGTTTGGGTGGGAAGTTTGTCGGGTTTATATCATTTTAACCCAAAAACCGGAGATGTCCACTCTTTCACAGTAAATGATGGCTTGCCCGATAATACCGTGAATGGTATTGTAAAAGATGCCGCAGGCTATCTGTGGTTTTCAACTTCGGACGGCTTGTGTCGCTACAATGATAATCAGAAAGTATTTGAATGTTATTACAGCTACGACGGCCTGCAGAGTAATGAATTCAGGCCTAGAAGTGTGCTGGTCGACTCGGATAACAATTTGTATTTTGGATGTATCAATGGCTTTAGCATTATCAATCCCGTGAAGTTGAAAAAGAACGATCATCTGCCGGTTATAAAATTTACAGAGCTGGAGATCTTTAACAAAGTGGTTTATCCGAACGAGCCGGGCTCACCGCTGAAAAGAGTAATTTCTGAAGTTGATGAGATTAAGCTTCCTGAAAAACGATCGGTTTTAACCTTTCATTTTAGTGTTTTGGATTATGCGAGCCCCGCAAAAAATCAACATGCTTATATGCTCGAGAATTTTGATGAAGATTGGATTTATTGCGGAACACGGCACCAGGCAACTTACACCAATCTCGATCCGGGAACCTATGTTTTGAGGGTAAAAGGTGCTAACGGTGATGGGCTTTGGAACGAAGAAGGAATTGCAATGAAGATTATAATTGTTCCTCCATGGTGGAAAAGCTGGTGGTTTATTTTGATTCTGTTTGTATTTTTTATTTGTATCTTTTTATTTGTCAATCACTTGCGTGTCAGATCGCTCGAGCAGCAAAAACAGAAACTTGAAATGGCTGTGGCAAGGCGAACCAACGAACTTGCAGAAATAAATGCTACCAAGGATAAATTATTTTCTGTTATTGCTCACGACCTTCGAAACCCGTTTAATGTAATTCTGGGGTATACTGATGTGTTAATCGAGGGGTACCAAAAATTCGACAAGAAAATGATGGAGCAGATTCTTGAGAACCTAAAAATAGCCGGAGACGGTGCTTTTGCTTTGCTCGAGAATTTGATGAACTGGTCGAGGTCGCAGCGGGGAGTGATCGGGTTTTCTCCAAAATCAATTGTTCTTGATGATTTTATTGCAGTGGCTCTTTTCGAGATTGAGGGAGTAGCAAAGAAAAAGGGAGTTGCGATTGAAAACCGGATTCAGGATAAATCAATAAATGTGTTTGCCGATAATAATATGCTTTTGCTCATTTTCAGGAATTTACTTACCAATGCGATAAAATTCAGCAACCCCAACAGTTCGGTTTATATTGTAAAAGGTAATTCGGATAATCGTTTTATAACACTGGGAATTCGTGATGAAGGTATTGGAATGGAGCCCGATAGAATGAAGGATTTATTTCAGCCGGAGAAACAGGAAACAACGCCGGGAACCAAAGGCGAAAAAGGAAGCGGACTCGGATTAATGCTTTGCAAAGAGTTTATTGAAAGGCATAACGGTAAAATTTGGGTGGAAAGTTCGTTGGGCAAAGGTTCTGTTTTTTGGATTACGGTGCCGTTAAACGACAAAGTCTTCGATCATTTGTAG
- a CDS encoding Crp/Fnr family transcriptional regulator, producing the protein MIDYSILVKSPLFHGIPDEECRALFSKIHYQVRKFEKDAIVVQGGEEVANLFVVLSGSVRGEMIDYSGKTVKIEDIEAPRPLAAAFLFGKENKFPVTVTANKKAELLAIPVVEFLKLLQMNTRLLRNYLNSISTRAQFLSQKLHFLSFKTIKEKVTHFLLQQTGDLYHSFELKNTQQQLAEMFGVTRPSLARVLGEMQDEKLIKIEKKTVTLLDKQGLNKLLKNG; encoded by the coding sequence ATGATAGATTATTCAATTCTTGTTAAAAGTCCGTTGTTTCATGGTATTCCTGATGAGGAGTGCCGGGCGTTATTCTCAAAAATTCACTACCAGGTTCGCAAATTCGAAAAGGATGCAATTGTTGTGCAGGGAGGCGAGGAAGTGGCCAATCTGTTTGTTGTGCTTTCCGGAAGTGTTAGGGGCGAGATGATCGATTACTCGGGGAAAACGGTAAAAATAGAGGACATTGAAGCGCCGCGTCCGTTGGCAGCTGCTTTTTTGTTTGGTAAAGAGAATAAATTTCCGGTTACCGTAACTGCTAATAAAAAGGCGGAGTTACTGGCTATTCCCGTTGTTGAGTTCCTGAAATTATTGCAAATGAATACACGATTGTTGCGTAACTATTTGAACAGCATTTCAACCCGGGCACAGTTTCTTTCGCAGAAATTGCATTTTCTGAGTTTTAAAACCATTAAGGAGAAAGTTACGCATTTTTTGCTTCAGCAGACGGGCGATTTATATCATTCGTTTGAGCTAAAAAACACACAGCAGCAACTGGCTGAGATGTTTGGAGTAACCCGGCCATCGCTGGCGCGCGTTCTTGGCGAAATGCAAGATGAAAAACTGATAAAAATTGAAAAGAAAACTGTTACACTGCTCGATAAGCAGGGATTAAATAAATTATTGAAGAATGGATAG
- the hcp gene encoding hydroxylamine reductase has protein sequence MSMFCFQCQEAAKGTGCTIAGVCGKTSDVANLQDTLLYVLKGICWYNEKLRAVDANPKKVDKIVFDGLFSTITNANFDAAVFTKRIIKALQLRNELHVLSKEAGVVLPEELPAIATWTGNTTEEFEAKAEEVGVLSTENEDIRSLRELIIYGVKGLAAYAEHAYNLGSQKDEIFAFMQRALVATTEDLSVDELVALTLETGKFGVDVMALLDAANTGSYGNPEATKVNIGVRNNPAILISGHDMKDMEELLKQTEGTGVDVYTHSEMLPAHYYPAFKKYEHLVGNYGNAWWKQNTEFESFNGPILFTTNCIVPPKASATYTDRIYTTGASGLDGAIHIPDRENGKMKDFSTIIEHAKKCAAPQEIETGEIVGGFAHAQVFALADKIVDAVKTGAIKKFFVMAGCDGRMKSRDYYTQFAEQLPKDTVILTAGCAKYRYNKLPLGDIGGIPRVIDAGQCNDSYSLAVIALKLKEVFELNDINELPIAYNIAWYEQKAVIVLLALLHLGVKNIHLGPTLPAFLSPNVANVLVENFGIGGISEVEEDLEMFMTA, from the coding sequence ATGAGCATGTTTTGTTTTCAATGTCAGGAAGCAGCCAAAGGAACCGGCTGTACTATTGCAGGAGTTTGCGGAAAAACCAGCGATGTAGCAAATTTACAAGATACTTTACTTTACGTATTGAAAGGAATTTGCTGGTATAACGAGAAATTAAGGGCCGTTGATGCCAACCCTAAAAAAGTAGATAAAATCGTTTTCGATGGCTTGTTTAGCACCATCACCAATGCCAATTTTGATGCGGCGGTGTTTACCAAGCGTATTATCAAGGCACTTCAGTTAAGAAATGAATTGCACGTACTAAGCAAAGAAGCTGGTGTGGTTTTGCCCGAAGAACTTCCGGCCATTGCAACATGGACAGGAAATACCACCGAAGAATTTGAAGCCAAAGCGGAAGAAGTTGGTGTTTTGAGCACAGAAAACGAAGACATCCGCTCGTTGCGCGAGTTAATTATTTACGGTGTAAAAGGTTTGGCAGCTTATGCCGAGCACGCCTACAACCTGGGAAGCCAGAAAGATGAGATTTTTGCGTTTATGCAACGAGCACTGGTTGCCACTACCGAAGATCTGAGTGTTGACGAACTGGTTGCCTTAACGTTGGAAACCGGAAAATTTGGTGTTGATGTAATGGCATTGTTAGATGCTGCCAACACCGGTTCTTACGGAAATCCTGAGGCTACAAAAGTAAATATCGGGGTGCGTAATAATCCGGCAATCTTGATTTCGGGTCACGATATGAAAGACATGGAAGAATTGCTGAAACAAACCGAAGGAACCGGCGTTGACGTATATACACACAGCGAAATGTTGCCGGCACACTACTATCCGGCTTTCAAAAAATACGAACATCTGGTGGGTAACTACGGAAATGCATGGTGGAAACAAAATACCGAGTTCGAGAGTTTTAACGGGCCAATTCTGTTTACCACCAACTGCATCGTTCCGCCAAAAGCATCGGCAACTTATACTGATAGAATCTACACAACCGGCGCATCAGGTCTTGATGGAGCCATCCACATTCCGGATCGTGAAAATGGCAAGATGAAAGATTTCAGCACCATCATTGAGCACGCCAAGAAATGTGCTGCACCGCAGGAAATTGAAACCGGAGAAATTGTTGGTGGTTTTGCACACGCACAAGTATTTGCACTGGCCGACAAAATTGTTGATGCTGTAAAAACAGGAGCCATCAAAAAGTTCTTTGTAATGGCTGGCTGCGACGGACGTATGAAAAGCCGCGACTACTACACACAATTTGCTGAGCAGCTGCCAAAAGACACCGTGATTCTTACAGCAGGTTGTGCAAAATACCGTTACAACAAACTACCTCTTGGCGATATTGGTGGTATTCCACGCGTTATCGATGCCGGACAATGTAACGACTCATATTCGCTGGCAGTTATTGCCTTAAAACTGAAAGAGGTATTTGAACTAAACGATATTAACGAACTGCCAATTGCCTACAACATTGCCTGGTACGAACAAAAAGCAGTTATCGTGTTATTGGCACTGTTACATTTAGGCGTAAAAAATATACACTTAGGGCCAACACTTCCGGCTTTCCTTTCGCCAAACGTGGCAAATGTATTGGTTGAAAATTTCGGAATTGGCGGTATTTCAGAAGTTGAAGAAGACCTTGAGATGTTTATGACAGCATAG
- a CDS encoding class II fructose-bisphosphate aldolase: protein MAVSYKDLGLANTKEMFAKAVEGGYAVPAYNFNNLEQMQAILQACVDTKSPVILQVSSGARKYANATLLRNMARGAVEYVKELGCEIPVVLHLDHGDTFELCKDCIDNGFSSVMIDGSHHSYEENVALTKKVVEYAHANGVSVEGELGVLAGVEDDVVAEESTYTRPEEVEDFVKRTGVDSLAISIGTSHGAHKFTPEQCTKNEDGVLVPPPLKFEILEEIEKRIPGFPIVLHGSSSVPIDQVEIINANGGDLKAAVGIPEDQLRKAASSAVCKINIDSDGRLAMTAAVRKTMNENPGEFDPRKYLGPARDSLKELYKHKNENVLGSAGKA from the coding sequence ATGGCAGTAAGTTACAAAGACTTAGGCTTAGCGAACACTAAAGAAATGTTCGCAAAAGCAGTTGAAGGCGGATATGCTGTTCCGGCTTACAACTTTAATAACCTTGAGCAAATGCAGGCAATTCTTCAGGCTTGTGTTGATACAAAATCACCGGTAATTCTTCAGGTATCATCAGGTGCGCGTAAATATGCTAACGCTACTTTGTTGCGTAACATGGCACGTGGTGCTGTTGAGTATGTAAAAGAACTGGGTTGCGAAATTCCTGTTGTTCTTCACTTGGATCATGGCGATACTTTCGAATTGTGTAAAGACTGTATCGATAACGGTTTTTCTTCAGTAATGATTGATGGTTCGCACCATTCTTACGAAGAAAACGTGGCGTTAACTAAAAAAGTTGTTGAATATGCACACGCAAACGGTGTAAGTGTTGAAGGAGAGTTGGGTGTTTTGGCAGGTGTTGAAGACGACGTAGTTGCCGAAGAGTCAACTTATACAAGACCTGAAGAGGTTGAGGATTTTGTAAAACGTACCGGTGTTGATTCACTGGCTATCTCGATTGGTACTTCTCACGGAGCACACAAATTTACTCCTGAGCAGTGTACTAAAAACGAAGACGGCGTTTTGGTTCCTCCTCCATTGAAATTTGAGATCTTGGAAGAAATTGAAAAACGTATTCCTGGTTTCCCAATCGTTCTTCACGGTTCTTCTTCTGTGCCAATCGATCAGGTAGAAATTATTAATGCAAACGGTGGCGATTTGAAAGCTGCTGTAGGTATTCCTGAAGATCAATTGCGCAAAGCGGCTTCTTCGGCAGTATGTAAAATTAACATCGATTCTGATGGTCGTTTGGCAATGACTGCAGCTGTGCGCAAAACAATGAACGAAAATCCGGGTGAGTTCGATCCTCGTAAATACTTAGGACCTGCTCGCGACTCGTTGAAAGAGTTGTACAAACACAAAAACGAAAACGTTTTGGGTTCGGCAGGAAAAGCTTAA
- a CDS encoding 4Fe-4S binding protein, producing MIREIIKIDEDLCNGCGNCVPNCHEGALQITEGKARLISELMCDGLGACIGHCPEGAITIEEREADAYDEIATISQMVKQGKATMFAHLKHLQDHNETGYLQQALGFIKANREAMPFEISEVHELLHGAKEEQASDGGCATGGCPGSAPMAFDAGALKMAAPATDTPSELTQWPVQMHLINPAASYFQGADLLVAADCAGFAYGNFHNDFIKGRKMVIACPKLDQGKDIYVQKLVSLIDESRVNTITVVIMEVPCCGGLSQMVKMATQMASRKVPVKEVVIGIKGDVLSDEWM from the coding sequence ATGATACGAGAGATAATTAAAATTGACGAGGATTTGTGCAACGGATGCGGTAACTGTGTTCCGAATTGCCACGAAGGAGCCTTGCAAATTACCGAAGGCAAAGCACGACTAATCAGTGAGTTAATGTGCGACGGACTGGGAGCTTGTATTGGTCATTGTCCGGAAGGAGCGATTACCATTGAAGAGCGCGAAGCCGATGCTTACGACGAAATTGCCACTATTTCGCAAATGGTAAAACAAGGAAAAGCCACGATGTTTGCACACTTAAAACATTTGCAGGATCATAACGAAACAGGCTATTTGCAGCAGGCACTGGGTTTTATAAAAGCCAATCGCGAGGCCATGCCTTTCGAAATAAGCGAAGTGCACGAATTGCTTCACGGAGCTAAAGAAGAACAAGCTTCGGATGGTGGTTGCGCTACCGGCGGATGTCCGGGATCGGCGCCAATGGCTTTTGATGCAGGTGCTTTAAAAATGGCTGCTCCGGCAACAGATACACCATCGGAACTTACCCAGTGGCCGGTGCAAATGCATCTGATCAATCCGGCAGCAAGCTATTTCCAGGGCGCCGATTTGTTGGTAGCTGCCGACTGTGCTGGTTTTGCTTACGGTAATTTCCATAACGACTTTATTAAAGGCCGCAAAATGGTAATCGCCTGCCCAAAGCTCGATCAGGGAAAGGATATCTATGTGCAGAAACTGGTGAGTTTAATTGACGAATCAAGAGTAAACACAATAACCGTTGTAATTATGGAAGTACCATGTTGCGGAGGATTGTCGCAAATGGTAAAAATGGCCACTCAAATGGCATCGCGAAAGGTACCCGTTAAAGAAGTTGTGATTGGAATTAAAGGCGATGTATTAAGCGATGAATGGATGTAA
- a CDS encoding transporter substrate-binding domain-containing protein — MVKHCFGIISIVLLFLLAACTSNKNLKDKEKKEHPIIDRDLSEILDDGVLNVVTSYSSTSYFLYRGQPMGYEYELLKRFAEHIGVEYKLEVSNDFETMYEMLMSGKVDLIAHGLTITGKRKKLVQFSDYLYLTHQVLVQKKPDNWRKMKWSAVQNSLIHDAIELIDDTVSVRASSSYLNRVENLMDEMGGKIHIDTLPGDLATDKIIEMVSNGEIKYTFADNNIASINASYYPNLDIRVPVSFSQRMAWALRPNSDELLTELNSWIDSMKNGVTYYVIYNKYFKNERSYRQRENSVFYSINHNRISEYDDLIQTYADTIGWDWRLIASMIYQESRFNPVSESWAGAKGLMQMMPQTAERYGVEDRTDPEDNLDGASKVLKVLWDRFIDIPDSVQRIKFTMAAYNCGYSHVIDARTLAEEEGIDSYRWDECVEDSMLKLSYPENYNKPFIKYGYVRGIEPVSYVKQIFSRYEHYTQLLE; from the coding sequence ATGGTAAAACATTGCTTTGGTATTATTAGCATCGTCTTGCTTTTTTTGTTGGCTGCATGCACCTCGAATAAAAACCTAAAAGACAAAGAGAAAAAGGAGCACCCAATTATCGATCGTGATTTATCTGAGATTTTGGATGATGGCGTATTGAATGTTGTTACCTCTTATAGCAGTACGAGTTACTTTCTGTACAGAGGGCAACCCATGGGCTATGAGTATGAGCTGCTTAAGCGTTTTGCCGAACACATCGGGGTTGAATACAAACTCGAGGTGTCGAATGATTTTGAGACCATGTATGAAATGCTGATGAGCGGAAAAGTCGACCTTATTGCCCATGGATTAACAATTACCGGAAAACGTAAGAAGTTGGTGCAGTTTTCCGATTATTTGTATCTCACTCACCAGGTTTTGGTGCAAAAAAAGCCCGACAACTGGCGAAAAATGAAATGGAGTGCAGTGCAAAATTCTTTAATTCACGATGCAATTGAGTTGATTGACGATACTGTTTCGGTGCGCGCCAGTTCGTCGTATTTAAACAGGGTAGAAAACCTGATGGACGAGATGGGCGGTAAAATCCATATTGATACACTGCCCGGCGACTTGGCGACTGATAAAATTATTGAAATGGTGTCGAACGGTGAAATAAAGTACACCTTTGCCGATAATAATATTGCCAGCATTAATGCATCGTATTATCCCAATCTTGATATTCGTGTACCGGTTAGTTTTTCGCAACGTATGGCCTGGGCTCTCCGGCCCAATTCTGATGAATTGCTAACAGAGCTAAACAGCTGGATCGACTCAATGAAAAACGGGGTAACCTATTACGTTATTTATAACAAATACTTTAAAAACGAACGTTCATACAGGCAGCGCGAAAACAGTGTTTTCTACAGTATAAATCACAACCGGATAAGTGAATACGACGATTTGATACAAACTTACGCAGATACAATTGGGTGGGACTGGCGGCTAATAGCGTCGATGATCTACCAGGAATCCAGGTTTAATCCGGTATCTGAATCGTGGGCAGGTGCCAAAGGGCTTATGCAAATGATGCCGCAAACTGCCGAACGTTATGGTGTTGAGGACAGAACCGATCCTGAGGACAACCTTGATGGAGCTTCCAAAGTGTTAAAAGTTTTGTGGGATCGTTTTATTGATATCCCGGATTCCGTGCAGCGTATAAAATTTACAATGGCCGCCTATAATTGTGGTTACAGCCATGTGATAGATGCACGAACATTGGCCGAGGAGGAAGGAATCGACAGTTATCGGTGGGACGAATGCGTTGAGGATTCAATGTTAAAACTTAGTTACCCCGAGAATTACAACAAACCTTTTATTAAATACGGTTATGTGCGCGGAATTGAACCGGTGAGTTATGTGAAGCAGATTTTTAGCCGCTACGAGCATTACACCCAGTTGCTGGAATAA
- the fbaA gene encoding class II fructose-bisphosphate aldolase, which yields MGKIAENVKPGVVTGADVQFIFEEAKAKQFAMPAINVVGSSSVNAIMEVAKQVNAPVMIQFSNGGAAFNAGKGLKLEGHEAAILGAVAGAKHIHTLAEAYGVRVILHTDHAAKKLLPWIDGLLDASEKNFAETGKPLFSSHMLDLSEEPIEENIEISKKYLERMSKMGMTLEIELGITGGEEDGVDNSDVDASKLYTQPEEVCYAYEELSKVSPNFTIAASFGNVHGVYKPGNVKLTPKILDNSQKYIQEKLGTKEKPVNFVFHGGSGSTHEEIREAISYGVVKMNIDTDTQWAYWDGVRAFEAANRDYLQGQIGNPEGDEKPNKKYYDPRVWLRKAEESMIARLKVAFEDLNAIDVQ from the coding sequence ATGGGAAAAATAGCCGAAAACGTTAAGCCGGGAGTTGTTACTGGTGCTGACGTTCAATTTATTTTCGAAGAAGCTAAAGCTAAACAATTTGCTATGCCTGCAATAAATGTTGTAGGATCTTCTTCAGTTAATGCAATTATGGAAGTTGCCAAACAGGTAAATGCTCCTGTTATGATTCAGTTTTCGAACGGTGGTGCTGCATTTAACGCAGGTAAAGGTTTAAAACTTGAAGGACACGAAGCAGCTATTTTAGGAGCTGTTGCAGGTGCAAAACACATTCACACCTTAGCTGAAGCTTACGGCGTACGTGTTATTCTGCACACCGACCACGCAGCTAAAAAATTATTGCCATGGATTGACGGTTTGTTGGATGCCAGCGAAAAAAACTTTGCCGAAACAGGAAAACCTCTTTTCAGCTCGCACATGCTTGACCTTAGCGAAGAGCCAATTGAAGAAAACATCGAGATCAGCAAAAAATACCTGGAGCGCATGTCGAAAATGGGCATGACACTGGAAATTGAATTGGGTATTACCGGTGGTGAAGAAGATGGCGTTGACAACAGCGATGTTGATGCATCGAAATTGTACACGCAACCGGAAGAAGTTTGCTACGCTTACGAAGAGTTGAGCAAAGTATCGCCAAACTTCACCATTGCGGCATCGTTTGGTAACGTGCATGGTGTATACAAACCGGGTAACGTTAAACTGACTCCAAAAATTCTTGATAACTCACAGAAGTACATCCAGGAGAAACTTGGAACTAAAGAAAAGCCGGTGAACTTTGTATTCCACGGAGGATCAGGTTCAACACACGAAGAGATTCGTGAAGCTATTTCGTACGGTGTTGTTAAAATGAACATCGATACCGATACGCAGTGGGCATACTGGGATGGCGTTCGTGCCTTTGAAGCAGCCAACCGCGACTATCTGCAAGGACAAATTGGTAATCCTGAAGGTGACGAAAAACCAAACAAAAAATACTACGACCCACGTGTTTGGTTGCGTAAAGCAGAAGAATCAATGATTGCCCGTTTAAAAGTGGCATTCGAAGATTTAAATGCTATCGACGTTCAGTAA